A single region of the Ictalurus punctatus breed USDA103 chromosome 17, Coco_2.0, whole genome shotgun sequence genome encodes:
- the tyr gene encoding tyrosinase, with amino-acid sequence MIETKRNPLHSFTLSRTPGSLMLSRALIMQPVSLGVLLFLQLARVSRAQFPRPCATSEALRTKTCCPAWPGDGSVCGVSSGRGFCQDVRVSDLPNGPQFPHSDVDDRERWPLVFYNRTCQCAGNFMGYNCGECKFGYYGANCAERRESVRRNIFQLSVADRQRFISYLNLAKNTISPDYMIVTGTRVQMNDSATPMFANISVYDLFVWMHYYVSRDALLGGPGNIWSDVDFAHEAAAFLPWHRVFLLFWEHEIRKLTGDISFTIPYWDWRDARDCQVCTDELMGARSPLDPNLISPASVFSSWKVICTHPEVYNAREVLCDAAPEGPLLRNPGNHDPSRVDRLPTDADVEFVLSLTQYESDTLDRRANMSFRNVLEGFASPKTGIAVSGQSTMHNALHIFMNGSMSSVPASANDPIFLLHHAFIDSIFERWLRLHRPPRTIYPESNAPIGHNGAYNMVPFIPLYKNMDYFISTKELGYEYTYLLDPTQRFLQEFITPYWQHMQQIWPWLLGAAVLGALVAAVIAMIIRRVVKVTRRRGNRKNGHGEKQPLLNSSEEEDTASYQTTL; translated from the exons aTGATTGAGACGAAGCGCAATCCCCtgcactctttcactctttcacgCACTCCGGGGAGTCTGATGCTCTCGCGCGCTTTGATCATGCAGCCGGTGAGTCTCGGGGTGCTCTTGTTCCTGCAGCTCGCACGTGTATCGCGCGCGCAGTTCCCGCGACCGTGTGCGACGTCCGAGGCGCTCCGGACTAAAACGTGCTGTCCCGCGTGGCCCGGTGACGGCTCGGTGTGCGGCGTGAGCTCCGGTCGCGGCTTCTGCCAAGACGTGCGGGTGTCCGATCTGCCGAACGGGCCTCAGTTCCCGCACAGCGACGTGGATGACCGCGAACGGTGGCCGCTCGTTTTCTACAACCGCACGTGCCAGTGCGCGGGCAACTTCATGGGCTACAACTGCGGCGAGTGCAAGTTCGGCTACTACGGTGCCAACTGCGCGGAAAGGCGCGAGAGCGTGCGGCGGAACATCTTCCAGCTGTCGGTGGCGGACCGGCAGCGCTTCATCTCGTACCTCAACCTGGCCAAGAACACCATCAGCCCCGACTACATGATCGTGACGGGCACGCGCGTGCAAATGAACGACAGCGCGACTCCGATGTTCGCCAACATCAGTGTGTACGACCTGTTCGTGTGGATGCACTACTACGTGTCGCGCGACGCGCTCCTCGGCGGTCCTGGCAACATCTGGTCGGACGTGGACTTCGCGCACGAGGCCGCCGCCTTCCTGCCGTGGCACCGCGTCTTCCTGCTCTTCTGGGAGCACGAGATCCGTAAACTCACCGGCGACATCAGCTTCACCATCCCGTACTGGGACTGGCGGGACGCACGAGACTGCCAGGTGTGCACGGACGAGCTGATGGGCGCGCGCAGCCCGCTCGACCCCAACCTCATCAGCCCCGCCTCGGTCTTCTCCTCCTGGAAG gtgatctgTACTCATCCAGAGGTGTATAACGCACGTGAGGTGCTGTGTGACGCTGCACCGGAGGGTCCGCTGCTCCGTAACCCTGGCAACCACGACCCCAGCCGCGTGGACCGGCTGCCTACCGACGCAGACGTGGAGTTCGTTCTCTCCCTCACACAGTACGAGAGCGACACTCTCGACAGGCGCGCCAACATGAGCTTCCGGAATGTGCTGGAAG gtttcgCAAGTCCGAAGACAGGTATAGCAGTGTCCGGTCAGAGCACGATGCACAACGCACTCCACATCTTCATGAACGGCTCGATGTCATCAGTGCCGGCGTCAGCTAATGACCCCATATTCCTTCTGCACCATGCGTTTATAGACAG CATCTTTGAGCGATGGCTACGTCTTCACCGGCCCCCGCGCACTATTTACCCTGAATCCAACGCTCCGATTGGCCATAACGGAGCCTACAACATGGTGCCCTTCATCCCTCTGTACAAAAACATGGACTACTTCATCTCCACCAAAGAGCTGGGATACGAATACACTTACCTACTGGATCcaa CTCAGCGGTTCCTGCAGGAGTTTATCACTCCTTATTGGCAGCACATGCAGCAGATTTGGCCCTGGCTGCTTGGGGCCGCGGTGCTCGGGGCCCTGGTTGCCGCGGTCATCGCCATGATTATCAGAAGGGTTGTCAAGGTGACGCGTCGCCGAGGGAACAGGAAGAATGGACACGGAGAGAAACAACCACTACTGAACAGCAGCGAGGAGGAGGACACCGCTTCGTACCAGACCACACTCtga